The sequence GAAACACCTTATGCGGTGGCACTAAAAAAAGAGGTCATACCGGCACCCCGGACCGGAGAAGTCCTCATCAAAACACTTTTTTCGGCCATCAGCGCAGGATCCGAATGTCTGATATATCGGGGCCAAATCCCGTCAGGACTGCCGATGGACACGACCATAAAAGCGCTATCAAAGCCGTTTCAATACCCTTTGAAGTACGGGTATGGCTCAGTTGGAGAAGTGCTCGAGTTGGGCCCGGGCATCGATCATAGTTGGCAGGGCCGCCCCATTTTTTGCTTTCATCCCCACGAAAGCCACTATACGGCCAAAATAGACGAGATTTTGCCGATCCCCGCGCGGATCGATCTGAAAGAAGCGCTTTTTTTGCCCAACATGGAAACGGCTGTCAATTTTCTGATGGATGGCCGACCGGTTATTGGCGAGCGCGTGGTAGTGATCGGGCAGGGTATTGTGGGCCTTCTCACAACGGCCCTGCTGAAGCTATTCCCCTTGCAGCAGTTGGTCACATTGGATCGCTATGCCGCTCGACGCCGAACATCTTTAGATCTGGGTGCCGATCATGCACTGGATCCAGAAGATACGGCCGCGATAGAAAACGCATTGGGCGCGGGCAGCAAAAAATCGACAGCCGGCCCGGCAGATTTAGTGTATGAGCTGTCGGGCGATTCGCAGGCCCTGAATCAAGCGATCCGACTGGCAAGTTTCGGCGCCCGGATTGTGCTCGGTTCCTGGTATGGCAACCAGATGGCCAAACTGGATCTGGGCGGGCAGTTTCATCGTAACCGCATTCAATTGATCAGCAGCCAAGTTAGCACCCTGTCGCCTGAATATTCAGGGCGCTGGACCAAACAGAGACGGCTCAAAATCGCCTGGGAAATGATTCGGAGATTAAAACCATCGCAACTTATCACCCATCAATTTCCCCTCAACCGAGCAAAAGAGGCCTATGAACTGTTGGATAAGAACCCCGATGAAGCGCTGCAGGTTATTTTTACCTACGAGGATTGAAATTTCCGTATTGTGAATTTCAAACAAAAGGTCTCAGGTGTCTCGGGTCAGATGACAGAGGACAGACGACAGAGGACAGAAAAAAATGAGTTGTCCGTGCACAATTCTCTGGCCTCTGTCTTCTGACATCTGTTTTCTGTTAGAACAGATCTGAACTTTATAGCTCACAACTCCGTAAAATATATAATTTCTCTAATTTTCAGATATGGATGAACACATGCACTGGCTTGACTACTTCATCATTGCAACCTATATCGCCCAGCTTTACCAGATCTTCTTTTTTGCCGTGCCCAGTGCCGGGTCTACCGCAGAAATGTTTTTTAACCTAAAGCGCAAATCAAGTTTTGCCGAGCACCATCCGGCTGCGGCTATTGCCAATTCCACCCCGAAAATGGTTGCTACGGCCACTGCCACCCTGATCGTTCTGGTCGGCGCATTCATCCCGCTGCTAACAATTGTATCACCGGCGATAAACCGCTATCTATTACCTGTCATGGAAATACCGCCGCCTGCCATTTTTTCGATTTTCAGTGCGGGGCTGTTGCTGTTGGGAAACATCCTGACTTATATCGCCGTTGCAACGCTGCGGGCACACGTCAGCTTTCACGAATTTGGTGAAACTACTCGTCTTTATACCGCTGGGATCTATCGTGCTGTTAGAAATCCAATCACTTTGGGTCTGGCTATTATTTTCAGCGGGTTTGTGCTGGCACGCCCCGCCGTGGTGCCCCTTGTCGCCATGATCCTTTTTCTGTTGAACGCCCATTATCGGATCAATATGGAGGAAGTTTATCTGGAAAAGCGCTTTGGCAATGAATATCGTCGCTACCAGGCTGTTGTAGGGAAGTATTTTCCGAAAATGGCAGGACGTAAAATCACGGCTAACTAAATAATCTCAGCAGGCAAGCTTCTATTCTAGCTGGTAATAACCGGCCGGAGTGTTGGAGTACTGGAGTGCTGGCGTAATGGTTATATTAAAGCCCTTGTTGATAGGCAATTCATCATATTTCCCGGTATTCCATTACTCCATTGTCTAATGGTACATCGTTAGGAATCGAAAAACGAATCTGCATTTTAATATACAAGATTTTTGGAGGTGCCGCATGTACTCCGTCGCTGTACGCCGCAATTTTATAGCCAACCACTTTTTAACGGGTGGCGACTGGGGGCCGGAAAACGAAACCCATGCCCATCATTATGTGGTAGAAGCCCGTTTCGACGGACCGCAACTGGATCGGCACGGTTATCTGGTCGATATCTGTGAGATTGAAGAAACCCTGGACGGCATCGTTGAACACTACCGGGATAAGACCCTTAACCAGTTGGTGGCGTTCGAAGGGCTGAACCCCAGCCTGGAGCATTTTGCCAGAATCATCTGGCAAACCCTTGCGGAACCGCTCAAAGCGTCGAATGTCACATCGATGACGATTAAGATCTGGGAAAATGATATTGCCTGGGCGGCTTACTCGAAAGATGTATAATGCGTTTGAGCTTGATGATATATGGCAGCCTCAACACCCTGACCGGCGGTTTTCTCTATGATAAATATCTGGTGAAGCATTTGCGCCATAAGGGGCATACCGTGGACATTATCTCACTTCCCTGGCGCCGCTACGCCAGACAGTTGCTGGACAATTTGTCATTCGAACTCAAGGCCAAATTTTTCCGCAATGGTTATGATCTCATCTTACAGGATGGACTCATCCATCCTTCTCTTTTCTGGCTCAACCACAGACATCGGAAGACCCACGGCACTCCGATTGTGTCCATTGTGCATCAGGTGCTTTCCAGCCAGCCCCGCCAAAACGGTATCAACCATCTTTTTAAGGCCGTTGAAAGAAATTATCTGACCAGCGTTGATGCCTTTATCTTCAACAGTGAAACCACCCGCGGCCATGTGCAACACCTGATCAGCGGGCGCCCCCCTTTCATTGTCGCCAATCCTGGAGCGGATCGACTCGGGCACCTGCAATCACCCGAAGATATAAAAACCAGAGCCCGACGACCGGGCCCTCTGGCGCTGGTGTTTGTCGGCAATATCACACCGATAAAAGGTTTGAGCGAGCTGTTTAAAAGCCTGATGCAGTTGCCGCCGGAGACCTGGCATCTTACGGTGGTGGGCAGCCTGCGGATGGATCGCAAATATGTCCGTGGGATCCAGCGCATGATTTCGGATTATCAGATCAGCCGGCAGGTACGCCTGACGGGATTGCTCAACGGCGAAGATCTCCGCAACATTTTAGCCAACAGCCAGTTGTTTGTTATGCCCTTTTCCCATGAAGGCTTTGGCATCGCCTGCCTGGAAGCCCTGGCCTACGGTTTGCCGATCTTGGCCTCGACAACTGGAGCCGTAAAAGAATTTGTTCGCGATGGCTTAAACGGTTTTTTGATTCCGGCCGGTAAAACAAAAAAATGTGCCGACCTTATTTCAGATTTGCACCAGGACCGCGATCATCTTGTGCGTCTCAGTCAAAACGCATATCAAACCGCCCTTGCCAGACCTGGCTGGAGCGATACAATGGATGCCATCCATTATTTTCTGATCCAATTAAAAAAGAGAACCGGGCCCATTAAGCGCAAAACAACTGACAATGAACTTTAGAGAAACGAACCATATCCTATCAGAAGCAGCATTAAGCAGTCCTTCCGGCCTATCCAAATGGCTGGGATCTCTCGGGCCCGCTGCTGGGTTTTTATTGGCCTGGGGCTATTTGAATGTGATGTTCAACTTGCGTTACCCGGCTCCGCAGGAACCGCTATGGTTACCGGTGCTGATTTCCTCGGAAGCATTGTTTATTGTTGCCGTCATTTGTATCGCCACCGGCTTGAACCTGCCCTACCGCCGCAGCCTATTTGTCTTGCTAACGCTGCTGGCCATCTTCATCCGATTGTTTCGCAGCGCTGATGAATTGGTTCCGATGTATTTTTTCCGCCCATTTAACCTTTACATCGACGCGCAATTTGTGCCGGTTTTGATCCGGCTGCTGTACAAAACGCTGCCGCTAAAAACGTTTTATCTCTATATGGCAGCTGGTGCTTTTTTGTTCGCCATCATCACTGCGGGTACCTGGTGGTCTGTAATATCGATTCATCAGACGCTTACCCGCCAGAAAAAAGCGAGGATCATTGTCACCGCGATTGTCGCCGTGTTGGCCGCAACGCTGTTAGCAACCAGTGTGACGCGTAGCCGGCCGTTAGCGATTTTTCACCCTGGGATTTCCCAACGAATTGTTGAAGAAATTGATTTTATATTGCATGTTCGCGGCTACCGAACCCAAAACATGCAAACCATCCGCCAAGCAAAGGCCCTTATAGAACAAACGCCTTCATCGCTGGACAAATTGAAAGGCGCAGATGTGTATCTCGTCTTTATCGAATCCTACGGGCAAACTGTGTATGACAAGCAACGTCATTTCCGCATGATCTCACCGGTTATGAAACAGTATGAAAAAGATTTGGTGGATCAGGGGTTTGCAGTTCGTTCCGGGTTCTTTAAATCACCGGCGTTCGGCGGCAGCTCCTGGTTGGCCCACGCTTCGATTGCCAGCGGCGTCAACCTTTCCGACCAGTTGGTCTACGATCTGCTCATCACCTCTGAAGCCATCACCATAGCGCCGTTGTTTGAGAAGGCCGGATACCGGACCATCAGTGTGATGCCGGCTAATGAATTGCCCTGGCCCCAGGGTAAATTTTTCGGTTATCAAAAACACTACGATGCACAGGATTTCAATTACAAGGGGCCCCGTTTTGGCTGGTCACCGATGTCCGATCAATATGTTCTTGAAACGATTTATCGCAAAGAAATCCAGCCCCGCAGTCAGCCGCTATTTATCGAATTCGTCCTTATCAGCAGCCATGCCCCATTTCACCGGCAGCCACCGTATATAGAAGACTGGTCGCAGATCGGGGACGGTCGTATTTATCATCAAACGGAGACCGTAACTTTTCCAGTGGTTTGGCCGGACCTGGCAAACGCAGCTGAGGCTTATGTCGCAGCAATGATCTATGAGATGACCGTTCTTAAACACTTTATCACACAATATATTGACGACAGTACGCTGGTGATCATCATGGGGGACCATCAGCCCAATGTGCAGATCACCGGCCCCAACAGCAGTTGGTCGGTTCCGGTTCATGTGATTAGCCGCAATAAGCTGTTATTGGAACCGTTTGAAAACAATGGCTTCACCCCCGGGCTGATTCCGCAACAGCTGCCGCCCCACCCCGGAATGGAAACGTTCCTGCCACGCTTCCTAGAGGCATTCAGCAGCAGATAGCTATAAGTAAGATCAACAAGTACACAAACTAAATTGAGCGATTGTCGAGGTCGAAGATCCGCCTCTGGAGGGTTGTCGCAGCTACACGGCAGATGCTGTAAGATCGGCGATCCCGAAGGGTTTCGAATTCTAAAAAATAAAAAGGATAGAATTCCGATTAGATAAAGCAGTTTACCCTTTTCAGAATTCGAAGCGATCAATTTAGTACCTGAATCTTGTACGAATCAGAGGCTTTCATATGCAAGGCATTTAAGGGCGAGGCTATAGTTAACTATGCCTCGCCCTTAATAATCCGCCTGAGGCGGACCGATGGAAGCCTGAGGCTTGTCCGCCTTTGGCGGACTCGCCCATCGGGTGAAAATTAATGAGATAAAATGCTTTTGATCCATTTTACCTGGTCGGATTTTCAGTAGACTTTGCTTATTAGCTTAGCCAGCGGCCATCAAGAATTATTAAAACTTCTCATTAATTTTCATGCAAAATTTAGGCAGAATGATTTTTTGTGCATTGGGACCACAATTGAACAGCATGTCAAGAACCGACAGGTTAGCAATGAAAGGCCCCCACAGTTGTGGATAGACCCAGGCGGGGGGTTTTAGAAACCGAATCTGAAGACCCTCTTTTTCGAACAGCTCGCCATCCAGATATTTTCGCGCTTGCGGCTGCGCCAGATAAACGGAGGCCCCCAGTTGCCGGCAGATATCAACCAGCAACTGATGTCCGGTTGATTGAATGCCCAACTCCGATTGCAGTTTAATCTCAGAATCGATGTTCAGCTGCCGGAACAGATACCGTATAAATGCCATGTTCAGGTCAATGAGGCTTTCAAAACGAGCCCGGTAGGTGGCTTCGACAAAAGGCAAATGGTCGGCCAAATAGGGTGCCCGTGCATAAGCGCACTTTAGGCTGGCCAGATGTTTGCTGATCCATCGAAACGCATGGCAGATCCTGACATCATTAATCGACTGCAGACCCAGGCCTTTTTTCCAGACCGGCACCGTCAGCCACAGGGTCCCTTGATCATTTTTAAGGCGATTGCGACTGATCCATGTCGTGCCCTGTGGAAATTGAACGTTGTCAAGAATAACAAAAATATCTGATTGCCGGGCCTTGAAAAAGAAACCCGCGTACGGGATGAAGTAGGGTTGGTGGGTGCTTACTATCATGGAAGCAATTTAAACAAGTGCACTAAAGTTGGAAGTGGCCTAAAGTGACTAAAGTTAAGGAATACTGCCATTTTAATAAAAAATGATGGAGCAGAGCGACACCACAACTTTAGGCACTTTAGCTCATTTTAGGCATTTTAGACACTCCTTTTTATCTAGCAAATGCTGAGGTGCTCCTGTGTTTATGGAGCTTAGTCATATTAATGAAGATCAAGGGGTGTTAATCACTGCCAGCATTTCGTCAACGATCCGGTCGGCATCTTTGTACGCCACCTGGCAGGTCCCGACCTTTTTATGACCGCCACCACCATATTTGAGGGTTAATGACCCCACATCAACGGTGGCAGTCGGGTTAATGATACTGTGCCCGACCGAAATCATCGCAAAGGCCTTGTTCTTGCCGTTCGCAATTCGTATGGAAATATTCTGCCTGGGATACAGGACATATTCCATAAAACGGTTGCCGACCGGGATGCTCTCACAGTTCCGCAGATCAAGAACAAGGGCATCCCCTTCGATTC comes from Desulfobacterales bacterium and encodes:
- a CDS encoding zinc-binding alcohol dehydrogenase; the protein is MKRTAVIFETPYAVALKKEVIPAPRTGEVLIKTLFSAISAGSECLIYRGQIPSGLPMDTTIKALSKPFQYPLKYGYGSVGEVLELGPGIDHSWQGRPIFCFHPHESHYTAKIDEILPIPARIDLKEALFLPNMETAVNFLMDGRPVIGERVVVIGQGIVGLLTTALLKLFPLQQLVTLDRYAARRRTSLDLGADHALDPEDTAAIENALGAGSKKSTAGPADLVYELSGDSQALNQAIRLASFGARIVLGSWYGNQMAKLDLGGQFHRNRIQLISSQVSTLSPEYSGRWTKQRRLKIAWEMIRRLKPSQLITHQFPLNRAKEAYELLDKNPDEALQVIFTYED
- a CDS encoding methyltransferase → MHWLDYFIIATYIAQLYQIFFFAVPSAGSTAEMFFNLKRKSSFAEHHPAAAIANSTPKMVATATATLIVLVGAFIPLLTIVSPAINRYLLPVMEIPPPAIFSIFSAGLLLLGNILTYIAVATLRAHVSFHEFGETTRLYTAGIYRAVRNPITLGLAIIFSGFVLARPAVVPLVAMILFLLNAHYRINMEEVYLEKRFGNEYRRYQAVVGKYFPKMAGRKITAN
- a CDS encoding 6-carboxytetrahydropterin synthase — translated: MYSVAVRRNFIANHFLTGGDWGPENETHAHHYVVEARFDGPQLDRHGYLVDICEIEETLDGIVEHYRDKTLNQLVAFEGLNPSLEHFARIIWQTLAEPLKASNVTSMTIKIWENDIAWAAYSKDV
- a CDS encoding glycosyltransferase family 4 protein codes for the protein MRLSLMIYGSLNTLTGGFLYDKYLVKHLRHKGHTVDIISLPWRRYARQLLDNLSFELKAKFFRNGYDLILQDGLIHPSLFWLNHRHRKTHGTPIVSIVHQVLSSQPRQNGINHLFKAVERNYLTSVDAFIFNSETTRGHVQHLISGRPPFIVANPGADRLGHLQSPEDIKTRARRPGPLALVFVGNITPIKGLSELFKSLMQLPPETWHLTVVGSLRMDRKYVRGIQRMISDYQISRQVRLTGLLNGEDLRNILANSQLFVMPFSHEGFGIACLEALAYGLPILASTTGAVKEFVRDGLNGFLIPAGKTKKCADLISDLHQDRDHLVRLSQNAYQTALARPGWSDTMDAIHYFLIQLKKRTGPIKRKTTDNEL
- a CDS encoding sulfatase-like hydrolase/transferase, which gives rise to MNFRETNHILSEAALSSPSGLSKWLGSLGPAAGFLLAWGYLNVMFNLRYPAPQEPLWLPVLISSEALFIVAVICIATGLNLPYRRSLFVLLTLLAIFIRLFRSADELVPMYFFRPFNLYIDAQFVPVLIRLLYKTLPLKTFYLYMAAGAFLFAIITAGTWWSVISIHQTLTRQKKARIIVTAIVAVLAATLLATSVTRSRPLAIFHPGISQRIVEEIDFILHVRGYRTQNMQTIRQAKALIEQTPSSLDKLKGADVYLVFIESYGQTVYDKQRHFRMISPVMKQYEKDLVDQGFAVRSGFFKSPAFGGSSWLAHASIASGVNLSDQLVYDLLITSEAITIAPLFEKAGYRTISVMPANELPWPQGKFFGYQKHYDAQDFNYKGPRFGWSPMSDQYVLETIYRKEIQPRSQPLFIEFVLISSHAPFHRQPPYIEDWSQIGDGRIYHQTETVTFPVVWPDLANAAEAYVAAMIYEMTVLKHFITQYIDDSTLVIIMGDHQPNVQITGPNSSWSVPVHVISRNKLLLEPFENNGFTPGLIPQQLPPHPGMETFLPRFLEAFSSR
- a CDS encoding WbqC family protein, producing MIVSTHQPYFIPYAGFFFKARQSDIFVILDNVQFPQGTTWISRNRLKNDQGTLWLTVPVWKKGLGLQSINDVRICHAFRWISKHLASLKCAYARAPYLADHLPFVEATYRARFESLIDLNMAFIRYLFRQLNIDSEIKLQSELGIQSTGHQLLVDICRQLGASVYLAQPQARKYLDGELFEKEGLQIRFLKPPAWVYPQLWGPFIANLSVLDMLFNCGPNAQKIILPKFCMKINEKF